The Patescibacteria group bacterium genome includes a window with the following:
- a CDS encoding beta-lactamase, producing MFYSSEEKQPGIVWLFKGLLFLSFLILFARLIELQIIKGSYFRSLTDNNRIRKVRIDAPRGRILARGGEVLADNVELKKSIIFDSTYGYIKSDKVENASDEEKISEWKRNYPLGEKAAHITGYLGEVSQDEVSKVNPDCIDRGPFKLGDLVGRGGLEERYDCILDGVDGEKLIEVDTTGRKVRILGEKKAISGSDLRTTIDYSLQVKVAELMADKKGAVLVTDPKGEVLALYSSPSFDPNYFINKQTDKVNKILKDKNMPMFNRVIGGVYHPGSTFKPFVGLAALEEGKIDKDFHYEDKGQVILETPYGVFKYGNWYFSQYGRTEGQVDLVRALARSTDTFFYKVGELLGIDYIDKWAKIFGFDSKTGIDIPGEIAGLVPNPEWKLRVKGESWFLGNTYHLSIGQGDLAVSLAELNRAVGVIASKGYLCRLHLVGDDDCKKIDLREENINLVKEGMIQVCQTGGTAYPFFDFGQKVACKTGTAETGKKDVNHAWFTFFAPAENPEIVVTVFVEEGGEGSKVAAPIGREIANFWFERKK from the coding sequence ATGTTTTATAGCAGTGAGGAAAAACAACCAGGTATAGTTTGGTTATTTAAGGGATTGCTGTTTTTGTCTTTTTTGATTTTGTTTGCAAGGTTAATTGAACTCCAGATAATTAAAGGCAGTTATTTTCGCTCTCTAACCGATAACAATAGAATCAGGAAAGTAAGGATTGATGCTCCAAGAGGTAGAATTCTTGCTCGTGGCGGGGAAGTATTGGCAGACAATGTTGAATTAAAGAAATCCATAATCTTTGATTCCACTTATGGATATATTAAGTCCGACAAGGTTGAAAACGCTTCTGATGAAGAGAAGATATCCGAATGGAAGAGAAATTATCCTTTGGGGGAAAAAGCTGCCCATATTACTGGTTATTTAGGTGAGGTAAGCCAAGATGAGGTGTCTAAAGTTAATCCTGATTGTATAGATCGCGGCCCTTTTAAACTTGGAGATCTTGTTGGCAGAGGAGGTTTAGAGGAGAGGTATGATTGTATTTTGGATGGGGTGGATGGTGAGAAGTTAATTGAAGTTGATACCACTGGCAGGAAAGTAAGGATACTGGGGGAGAAAAAAGCAATCTCTGGCAGTGATTTAAGAACAACCATTGATTACTCGCTTCAAGTAAAAGTGGCGGAATTAATGGCAGACAAAAAAGGGGCGGTTTTGGTTACCGATCCAAAAGGTGAAGTTTTAGCTTTATATTCCTCTCCTTCTTTTGACCCTAATTATTTTATTAATAAGCAGACAGATAAAGTAAATAAAATATTGAAAGATAAAAATATGCCGATGTTTAACCGTGTTATTGGTGGGGTTTATCATCCTGGTTCTACTTTTAAGCCTTTTGTTGGTTTGGCGGCTTTGGAGGAAGGAAAAATAGACAAAGATTTCCACTATGAGGACAAGGGTCAAGTAATTTTGGAAACTCCTTATGGTGTTTTTAAGTATGGCAACTGGTATTTTTCTCAATATGGTAGAACTGAGGGGCAGGTGGATTTGGTTCGTGCTTTGGCAAGATCAACCGATACCTTTTTCTATAAGGTTGGTGAGCTTCTGGGAATAGACTATATTGATAAGTGGGCAAAAATATTTGGTTTTGACAGTAAAACTGGAATTGATATTCCGGGTGAAATTGCTGGACTTGTCCCAAATCCAGAATGGAAATTGCGCGTAAAAGGCGAAAGCTGGTTTTTGGGTAATACTTACCATCTTTCCATTGGGCAGGGTGATCTGGCCGTTTCTTTAGCAGAGCTTAATCGAGCTGTTGGAGTTATTGCAAGTAAAGGTTATTTGTGTCGTCTTCACTTGGTTGGGGATGATGATTGCAAAAAAATAGACTTGAGGGAAGAAAATATTAATCTTGTTAAAGAGGGAATGATTCAAGTCTGTCAAACAGGAGGTACTGCTTATCCCTTTTTTGATTTTGGACAAAAAGTTGCCTGTAAAACTGGTACTGCTGAAACAGGCAAAAAGGATGTTAATCATGCTTGGTTTACCTTTTTTGCTCCGGCTGAAAATCCCGAAATAGTAGTAACTGTTTTTGTTGAGGAAGGTGGGGAAGGATCAAAAGTAGCAGCTCCAATTGGACGAGAGATCGCCAATTTTTGGTTTGAGAGAAAAAAATGA
- a CDS encoding rod shape-determining protein has product MRNYLKDLKNLKLGRINLKLDSLNPKPVFLKVIFGKILGPLSFDVGIDLGTANTLVWVKGKGIVIREPSVVARRKKTKEILAIGTAAKRMLGKAPATIEVVRPLKDGVISDFDATESMLSFYIKKVHETGTTVPKIPRPRVVIGIPSGVTEVERRAVSDAALSAGAREVHLVEEPLAAAIGAKLSVERPEGILMVDIGGGTTEIAVISLGGIVLGKSIRVAGDEMNEAIINYVRLKYSLLLGESTAEDVKIKIGTCIVDKEKFYVVRGRDLERGLPKSIKLSSAEVQEALSPIINEIVGNIADLLEETPPELMADIMKDGIYLAGGGSLLSGIDKVISEAVKIPVNIVEDPLACVVRGCGRLLEDPALLYRVRLTRGL; this is encoded by the coding sequence ATGAGGAACTATTTAAAAGATCTTAAAAATTTGAAACTAGGCAGGATAAATTTAAAACTTGACAGCCTTAATCCCAAGCCGGTTTTTTTGAAAGTAATTTTTGGTAAGATTTTAGGCCCTTTATCTTTTGATGTTGGGATAGATTTAGGAACTGCCAACACCTTGGTTTGGGTAAAGGGCAAGGGGATAGTAATAAGAGAACCATCGGTTGTGGCAAGAAGAAAGAAAACAAAAGAAATCTTAGCTATTGGTACAGCAGCAAAAAGAATGCTTGGCAAAGCCCCAGCAACAATTGAAGTGGTAAGGCCTCTTAAGGATGGTGTGATTTCTGATTTTGATGCTACAGAAAGTATGCTTTCTTTTTATATCAAAAAAGTTCACGAAACAGGAACAACAGTGCCTAAAATTCCTCGTCCGCGTGTGGTGATAGGTATTCCTTCTGGAGTAACTGAGGTTGAAAGAAGGGCGGTTTCTGATGCGGCACTTTCTGCCGGCGCAAGAGAGGTCCACTTGGTTGAAGAGCCTTTAGCTGCGGCAATTGGAGCCAAACTTTCGGTCGAGCGACCTGAAGGAATTTTGATGGTAGATATTGGGGGCGGAACTACAGAGATTGCAGTAATTTCTCTTGGGGGTATAGTTTTAGGAAAATCTATCAGGGTGGCAGGGGACGAAATGAATGAGGCTATTATTAATTATGTTAGGCTTAAATATTCACTTTTGTTGGGCGAAAGCACAGCTGAGGATGTCAAAATAAAAATTGGCACTTGCATAGTTGATAAGGAAAAGTTTTATGTTGTTCGCGGGCGGGATTTGGAGCGTGGTTTACCCAAGTCGATTAAGCTTTCAAGCGCTGAAGTACAGGAAGCTTTATCGCCAATAATTAACGAAATAGTGGGAAATATTGCTGATTTGTTGGAGGAAACTCCGCCTGAACTGATGGCTGATATTATGAAGGATGGTATTTATCTTGCTGGTGGCGGATCGCTTCTTTCTGGTATTGATAAGGTGATTAGTGAGGCTGTTAAGATACCAGTTAATATAGTTGAGGATCCTCTTGCTTGTGTTGTTAGGGGTTGTGGTAGGTTGCTTGAGGATCCAGCTCTTCTTTATAGAGTAAGATTAACAAGGGGCCTTTAA